The Streptomyces luteogriseus genome includes a window with the following:
- the treY gene encoding malto-oligosyltrehalose synthase produces the protein MTPERLDPVVPTATYRLQLQPEFPFGAAAAVVPYLASLGVSHLHLSPVLEAVPGSTHGYDVVDHARVREELGGEEGLRALARIAREHGLGLVVDIVPNHMAMAPRHNRALWEVLREGPKSPYARWFDIDWEAQDGQVLLPVLGGPLSEVLDELRVDGDVLRYYDHVLPLREGTEDLPLPHLLDAQWYRPVWWRLARTELNYRRFFSISELIGVRVEDPEVFEATHDKILRLLHEGVIDGLRIDHPDGLADPDGYLARLHEATGGRWTVVEKILADGEHLPASWPVAGTTGYDALRHVDGVFTDPAGFGELLGQYRRFAAPQTDRGGQWEATVRRAAYKVLTHELATETDRLTRVASRLCATSPEPALRDRAPWALRTALQELLVRMEVYRPYESADAALVVTEEAAAEARHAFAVPEEAGAVDVVRDLVLGRYGDGPAQLEFRTRFAQTSSALRAKSVEDTAFYRYVPLLSATEVGGNPGAPALSPEEFHAYCARVQRDWPVTGTVATTHDTKRSADVRAALHVLTECPDRWADVLAEVTRTGEGVPDAQLAWAAWQTVFGLGPASGVRERAQGALLKHVREAGLYTSWTEQEPPYEEAVERFVAAGPCGAPGERVATFRESLAPHIRANVLGTALVQLTMPGVPDVYQGTEAEYRALVDPDNRRAVDFPPAESGGTSGEKAAVTRAALGLRARRPGAFGDTATYLALPAEGPAARHCLAFVRSGEVLTAVTRLSLRLAEAGGWGDTRLPLPPGRWADVLEPGREFTGHARVAELFAGVPVALLERVDG, from the coding sequence ATGACACCTGAGCGACTTGACCCGGTGGTGCCCACGGCCACGTACCGGCTGCAGCTGCAGCCCGAGTTCCCGTTCGGAGCAGCCGCGGCCGTCGTGCCGTACCTGGCCTCGCTCGGCGTCTCGCACCTGCATCTGTCCCCCGTCCTGGAGGCCGTACCGGGCTCCACACACGGCTACGACGTCGTCGACCACGCGCGCGTGCGCGAGGAACTGGGCGGCGAGGAGGGACTGCGGGCGCTGGCGCGCATCGCGCGCGAGCACGGGCTCGGCCTGGTGGTGGACATCGTCCCGAACCACATGGCCATGGCCCCGCGCCACAACCGCGCCCTGTGGGAGGTGCTCCGCGAGGGCCCGAAGTCGCCGTACGCCCGGTGGTTCGACATCGACTGGGAGGCGCAGGACGGCCAGGTACTGCTGCCGGTCCTCGGCGGGCCGCTGAGCGAGGTGCTCGACGAGCTGCGCGTCGACGGTGACGTGCTGCGCTACTACGACCATGTCCTCCCGCTGCGCGAGGGCACCGAGGACCTGCCGTTGCCGCATCTGCTGGACGCGCAGTGGTACCGCCCGGTGTGGTGGCGGCTGGCCCGGACCGAGCTCAACTACCGGCGGTTCTTCAGCATCTCGGAGCTCATCGGGGTGCGCGTGGAGGACCCGGAGGTGTTCGAGGCCACTCACGACAAGATCCTCCGGCTGCTGCACGAGGGCGTGATCGACGGGCTGCGCATCGACCACCCCGACGGTCTCGCGGATCCCGACGGCTACCTCGCCAGGCTGCACGAGGCGACCGGGGGCCGCTGGACGGTCGTGGAGAAGATCCTGGCCGACGGCGAGCACCTGCCGGCGTCCTGGCCCGTGGCGGGAACCACCGGGTACGACGCCCTGCGGCACGTGGACGGGGTCTTCACGGACCCCGCCGGGTTCGGGGAGCTGCTGGGGCAGTACCGGCGCTTCGCGGCCCCGCAGACGGACCGGGGCGGGCAGTGGGAGGCGACGGTGCGGCGGGCGGCGTACAAGGTCCTCACGCACGAGCTGGCCACCGAGACCGACCGGCTGACGCGGGTGGCGAGCCGGCTGTGCGCGACCTCGCCGGAGCCGGCCCTGCGCGACCGGGCCCCCTGGGCACTGCGCACGGCACTCCAGGAGCTCCTGGTGCGCATGGAGGTCTACCGGCCCTACGAGTCCGCCGACGCGGCGTTGGTGGTCACCGAGGAGGCAGCCGCCGAGGCCCGGCACGCCTTCGCGGTGCCCGAGGAGGCCGGTGCGGTGGACGTCGTACGGGACCTGGTGCTGGGACGGTACGGCGACGGGCCGGCGCAGCTGGAGTTCCGGACGCGGTTCGCGCAGACCTCGTCGGCGCTGCGCGCCAAGTCCGTGGAGGACACGGCGTTCTACCGGTACGTACCCCTGCTGTCGGCGACCGAGGTGGGCGGGAATCCGGGGGCTCCCGCGCTGTCGCCGGAGGAGTTCCACGCGTACTGCGCGCGCGTGCAGCGCGACTGGCCGGTGACCGGCACGGTGGCCACCACGCACGACACCAAGCGCAGTGCGGACGTCCGGGCGGCGCTGCACGTGCTCACCGAGTGCCCGGACCGCTGGGCGGACGTGCTCGCGGAGGTGACCCGCACCGGGGAGGGGGTGCCGGACGCGCAGCTTGCGTGGGCGGCCTGGCAGACGGTGTTCGGCCTGGGCCCGGCCTCCGGGGTGCGGGAGCGGGCGCAGGGGGCGCTGCTGAAGCATGTGCGTGAGGCGGGCCTGTACACCAGCTGGACCGAGCAGGAGCCTCCGTACGAGGAGGCGGTGGAGCGGTTCGTGGCGGCCGGGCCGTGCGGGGCGCCGGGTGAGCGGGTCGCCACGTTCCGGGAGTCGCTGGCGCCCCACATCCGGGCCAACGTGCTGGGCACGGCGCTGGTGCAGCTGACGATGCCGGGCGTCCCGGACGTCTACCAGGGCACGGAGGCCGAGTACCGGGCGCTGGTCGACCCGGACAACCGGCGGGCGGTGGACTTCCCGCCCGCGGAGTCCGGCGGCACGTCCGGGGAGAAGGCGGCGGTGACGCGGGCGGCGCTGGGGCTGCGGGCCCGGCGGCCCGGCGCCTTCGGCGACACGGCGACGTACCTGGCGCTGCCGGCCGAGGGCCCGGCGGCTCGGCACTGCCTGGCGTTCGTCCGCTCCGGTGAGGTGCTGACGGCCGTGACCCGCCTGTCCCTGCGGCTCGCCGAGGCGGGCGGCTGGGGGGACACGCGACTGCCGCTGCCGCCGGGCCGCTGGGCCGACGTGCTGGAGCCGGGACGGGAGTTCACGGGGCACGCGCGCGTGGCGGAGCTGTTCGCGGGGGTGCCGGTGGCGTTGCTGGAGAGGGTGGACGGCTGA
- a CDS encoding M14 family zinc carboxypeptidase, with protein MSVLPELRYPTVTEQVSAARALTSQRPGVCTLRQVGASRAGRPLHLLSVGRARRAVLVVAGAHANEPTGSCTLLALARRVLEQRELRDGISWHFLLCADPDGASLHVTPAPRSLFDYHLGFFRPAGPEQPEWAPSVLPPDRLPPETRALTGVIDELRPYLQVTLHGTDLGGSWVQLTRDVPGLAEPFAKSAAELHIPVETGASDAAGWPASGPGVHVMPAPGIGPAYPSLPDDARHSTWYHAHRYDGLTAVVEVPMWASDLVDDPAPHPAPAAAIGLLARRLQRDALEVSRVLDGVLPRLADLDGPLLRAARWGLDLVPGLASDLLHTPPADRTRAYVGSVDAFARRVPLRAAAMLLRVLRGIDEAAAQQLEELVSTWSDAFAERFRARWVPLEHQVEHQSRTVVAAALHARERAS; from the coding sequence GTGAGTGTCCTGCCGGAGCTGCGCTACCCGACGGTGACCGAACAGGTCTCTGCTGCCCGGGCGTTGACCTCTCAGCGTCCCGGAGTGTGCACCCTGCGGCAGGTGGGTGCCTCACGCGCGGGCAGGCCTCTGCACCTGCTGTCCGTGGGCCGGGCCCGCCGTGCCGTCCTGGTGGTCGCCGGCGCCCACGCCAACGAGCCGACCGGCTCCTGCACACTGCTCGCGCTCGCCCGGCGGGTCCTGGAGCAGCGGGAGTTGCGCGACGGCATCTCCTGGCACTTCCTGCTGTGCGCGGACCCCGACGGGGCGAGCCTGCACGTCACGCCGGCGCCGCGCAGCCTCTTCGACTACCACCTCGGATTCTTCCGGCCGGCGGGCCCGGAGCAGCCCGAGTGGGCGCCGTCCGTACTGCCGCCGGACCGGCTGCCGCCCGAGACCCGGGCCCTGACGGGCGTCATCGACGAGTTGCGCCCGTACCTCCAGGTCACCCTGCACGGCACGGACCTGGGCGGCAGCTGGGTGCAGCTGACGAGGGACGTACCGGGGCTCGCGGAGCCGTTCGCCAAGTCCGCGGCCGAGTTGCACATCCCGGTGGAGACCGGCGCGTCGGACGCCGCGGGCTGGCCCGCCTCCGGGCCGGGCGTCCATGTGATGCCCGCGCCGGGGATCGGGCCGGCGTACCCGAGCCTGCCGGACGACGCGCGGCACAGCACCTGGTACCACGCCCATCGGTACGACGGGCTGACCGCGGTCGTCGAGGTGCCGATGTGGGCGAGCGACCTGGTCGACGACCCGGCTCCGCATCCGGCTCCTGCGGCGGCGATCGGGCTGCTGGCGCGCCGGCTGCAGCGGGACGCGCTGGAGGTGTCGCGCGTGCTCGACGGCGTGCTGCCCCGGCTGGCGGACCTGGACGGGCCGCTGCTGCGGGCCGCGCGGTGGGGGCTGGACCTGGTGCCGGGCCTGGCCTCGGACCTGCTCCACACACCGCCCGCCGACCGCACCCGGGCGTACGTCGGCAGTGTGGACGCGTTCGCGCGCCGCGTGCCGCTGCGGGCGGCGGCCATGCTGCTGCGGGTGCTGCGCGGGATCGACGAGGCGGCGGCGCAGCAGCTCGAGGAACTCGTGTCGACCTGGAGCGACGCCTTCGCGGAACGGTTCCGTGCCCGCTGGGTGCCTTTGGAGCACCAGGTGGAGCACCAGTCCCGCACGGTCGTCGCGGCGGCGCTGCACGCGCGCGAGAGGGCGTCGTAG
- a CDS encoding M14 family zinc carboxypeptidase — protein sequence MGRCALPPLPRFPTVDELGARAAALVARHPRDARLRRVGTSRAGTPLWLLSVGHGSRQALVVAGPHANEPVGGATVLRLAERALADPRLTEGADATWNLLLCLDPDGSRRNEGWLPGPYTLGRYVRHFFRPGFLEQPEWLPDGAAGAALPETRALLGLQDELRPFLQCSLHGVDIGGGFVELTHDLPGLDRRLAHIAARLGIPRELGAYDALYWPGLGPAVYRIPPPRRAGLVAAMTEAAVESTWYHPSRHGTVTAVVEAPMWGVMAVADGSAPADRDAVLRAVSRTLRHDTGRLRHLLARIRPHLGTAPDTARLLAPVDDYLLVCPGLADAWDPDTGDNPTHPLPALSTAHLVALRISARRLALRTAGLLHQLVRAAGRDPDGVLPELDRMIDDWCAEYRDDCGARWIPVARQAEYQARVVLAAFELAGRHTRARSGSGPGQGEPVPLQRD from the coding sequence CTGGGGAGGTGTGCCCTGCCGCCCCTGCCGCGCTTCCCGACCGTCGACGAACTGGGTGCGCGGGCCGCCGCCCTCGTCGCCCGCCACCCCCGTGACGCCCGGCTGCGCCGGGTCGGCACCTCCCGTGCGGGCACCCCCCTGTGGCTGCTCTCCGTCGGCCACGGCAGTCGCCAGGCCCTGGTCGTCGCCGGCCCCCACGCCAACGAACCGGTGGGCGGCGCCACCGTGCTCCGCCTCGCCGAGCGGGCCCTGGCCGACCCGCGGCTCACCGAGGGCGCGGACGCCACCTGGAACCTGCTGCTGTGCCTCGACCCGGACGGCTCCCGCCGCAACGAGGGCTGGCTGCCCGGCCCCTACACGCTCGGCCGGTACGTCCGCCACTTCTTCCGGCCCGGCTTCCTGGAGCAGCCCGAATGGCTGCCCGACGGCGCGGCGGGCGCCGCCCTGCCGGAGACCCGCGCCCTGCTCGGCCTCCAGGACGAACTGCGCCCGTTCCTCCAGTGCTCCCTGCACGGCGTCGACATCGGCGGCGGCTTCGTGGAACTCACCCACGACCTGCCCGGCCTCGACCGGCGCCTCGCCCACATCGCCGCCCGGCTCGGCATCCCCCGCGAACTCGGCGCCTACGACGCCCTGTACTGGCCCGGCCTCGGACCCGCCGTCTACCGGATCCCGCCGCCGCGCCGGGCCGGTCTGGTCGCGGCCATGACGGAGGCCGCCGTCGAGTCCACGTGGTACCACCCCTCACGGCACGGCACCGTCACCGCGGTTGTCGAGGCACCCATGTGGGGCGTGATGGCCGTGGCGGACGGCTCCGCGCCGGCGGACCGGGACGCCGTGCTCCGGGCCGTCAGCCGCACCCTGCGCCACGACACGGGCCGGCTGCGGCACCTGCTGGCCCGGATCCGGCCGCACCTCGGCACCGCGCCGGACACGGCCCGCCTGCTCGCCCCGGTCGACGACTACCTCCTGGTCTGCCCCGGCCTCGCCGACGCCTGGGACCCCGACACGGGCGACAACCCGACCCACCCCCTCCCGGCCCTGAGCACCGCCCACCTGGTCGCCCTGCGCATCTCCGCGCGACGGCTCGCCCTGCGCACGGCGGGACTGCTGCACCAGCTCGTCCGGGCAGCCGGCCGCGACCCGGACGGGGTGCTGCCGGAGCTGGACCGGATGATCGACGACTGGTGCGCCGAGTACCGCGACGACTGCGGGGCGCGCTGGATCCCGGTGGCCCGCCAGGCGGAGTACCAGGCCCGGGTGGTGCTCGCCGCGTTCGAGCTGGCGGGGCGGCACACCCGTGCCCGCTCCGGTTCCGGTCCTGGTCAGGGCGAGCCGGTGCCGCTGCAACGGGACTGA
- a CDS encoding DUF1707 and FHA domain-containing protein — translation MTSSFEFNTFPARLSDAERDRVLKVLRDGVAVGRLSHDTFVHRMELALAARRPDELAALTADLRTESRLSRLVFGTVEAVSGFSVRLRRAWQAERLPKLQLPHPSHGHPLRIGRDPASGLRLNHETVSRVHAELRHQGGMWVLRDLGSTNGTTVNGRRVVGAAVVREGDQVGFGRMTFRLSDG, via the coding sequence GTGACGTCGTCCTTCGAGTTCAACACGTTCCCCGCGCGGCTCTCCGACGCGGAGCGGGACCGGGTGCTGAAGGTGCTGCGGGACGGCGTCGCCGTGGGCCGCCTCTCCCACGACACGTTCGTCCACCGCATGGAGCTGGCGCTCGCCGCCCGCCGCCCGGACGAACTCGCCGCGCTCACCGCCGACCTGCGCACGGAGAGCCGCCTCTCGCGCCTGGTGTTCGGCACCGTCGAGGCCGTCTCCGGATTCTCCGTACGGCTGCGCAGGGCCTGGCAGGCCGAGCGGCTGCCCAAGCTGCAACTGCCCCACCCGTCGCACGGCCATCCGCTGCGCATAGGCCGCGACCCCGCCAGCGGACTGCGCCTCAACCACGAGACGGTCTCCCGTGTGCACGCCGAACTCCGTCACCAGGGCGGCATGTGGGTCCTGCGCGACCTCGGCTCCACCAACGGCACGACGGTGAACGGCAGGCGCGTCGTCGGGGCGGCCGTCGTCCGTGAGGGCGACCAGGTGGGCTTCGGCAGGATGACGTTCCGGCTGTCGGACGGCTGA
- the treZ gene encoding malto-oligosyltrehalose trehalohydrolase — MQFEVWAPQAGRVTLQCDGVTHALERDPERAGWWRGEAEAREGSRYGFAVDDGPVLPDPRSRRQPDGPDGLSAVVDHERYAWRARWPGRPLPGAVLYELHVGTYTPEGTLDAAAERLGHLAELGVTHVQLMPLCPFPGTHGWGYEGVSLWAVHEPYGGPEALKRFVDRAHELGLGVVLDVVHNHFGPSGNYLPVFGPYLTDTHHTPWGAAVNLDAPGSDEVRAFLIGSALAWLRDYRIDGLRLDAVHALVDTRAYHFLEELSEAVDALAAETGRPLFLVAESDLNDPRLITSRAEGGLGLHAQWNDDFHHALHTTLTGESQGYYADFAHARLGGLAKTLTGGYFHDGSYSSFRQRHHGRPLDRTRVAGHRLLGYGQTHDQVGNRAQGDRLSALLSPGLLACAATLILTAPFTPMLFMGEEWAAGTPWQFFTDHTDPELADAVRRGRRREFAAHGWKEEDVPDPQDPATRDRSCLDWSEPEREPHARVLAWYRQLLALRHGQPDLTDPDLADTRVAHDEERRWLAFRRGDVLVAVNLAPEPAELPLGVPHARVLAAWEPVDKPGADGVVRLPGESAVVLAQD; from the coding sequence GTGCAGTTCGAGGTGTGGGCACCACAGGCCGGCCGAGTGACGCTCCAGTGCGACGGCGTCACCCACGCGTTGGAGCGTGATCCGGAACGGGCGGGGTGGTGGCGGGGCGAGGCCGAGGCGCGCGAGGGATCCCGGTACGGCTTCGCGGTGGACGACGGGCCCGTGCTGCCCGATCCGCGCTCGCGGCGGCAGCCGGACGGCCCGGACGGGCTGAGCGCGGTCGTCGACCACGAGCGGTACGCGTGGCGCGCGCGGTGGCCGGGACGGCCGCTGCCCGGCGCGGTGCTGTACGAGCTGCACGTGGGGACGTACACGCCCGAGGGCACTCTGGACGCGGCGGCCGAGCGGCTCGGTCATCTCGCCGAACTCGGCGTCACGCATGTGCAGCTGATGCCCCTGTGCCCCTTCCCGGGGACGCACGGCTGGGGCTACGAGGGTGTCTCGCTGTGGGCGGTGCACGAGCCGTACGGCGGCCCCGAAGCGCTGAAACGCTTTGTCGACCGGGCCCACGAGCTCGGTCTGGGCGTGGTGCTCGACGTGGTGCACAACCATTTCGGGCCGTCCGGCAACTACCTGCCCGTCTTCGGCCCGTACCTCACTGACACCCACCACACGCCCTGGGGCGCCGCGGTGAATCTGGACGCGCCGGGCTCGGACGAGGTGCGCGCGTTCCTGATCGGCAGCGCGCTGGCCTGGCTGCGCGACTACCGGATCGACGGGCTGCGCCTGGACGCGGTGCACGCGCTGGTGGACACGCGCGCGTACCACTTCCTGGAGGAGCTGTCGGAGGCCGTGGACGCCCTGGCCGCCGAGACGGGCCGACCGCTGTTCCTGGTCGCCGAGTCGGACCTGAACGACCCGCGGCTCATCACCTCCCGCGCGGAGGGGGGCCTCGGGCTGCACGCGCAGTGGAACGACGACTTCCACCACGCCCTGCACACCACGCTGACCGGTGAGTCGCAGGGGTACTACGCCGACTTCGCGCACGCCCGGCTCGGCGGGCTGGCCAAGACCCTGACCGGCGGCTACTTCCACGACGGGTCGTACTCCAGCTTCCGGCAGCGCCACCACGGGCGCCCGCTGGACCGCACCCGGGTGGCCGGGCACCGGCTGCTCGGCTACGGCCAGACCCACGACCAGGTCGGCAACCGCGCCCAGGGAGACCGGCTTTCGGCCCTGCTCTCCCCCGGGCTGCTGGCGTGCGCGGCCACGCTGATCCTTACGGCGCCCTTCACGCCGATGCTCTTCATGGGCGAGGAGTGGGCGGCGGGCACGCCCTGGCAGTTCTTCACCGACCACACCGACCCCGAGCTCGCCGACGCCGTACGGCGGGGCAGGCGGCGGGAGTTCGCCGCGCACGGCTGGAAGGAGGAGGACGTGCCCGACCCGCAGGACCCGGCGACCCGGGACCGCTCCTGCCTCGACTGGTCCGAGCCGGAACGCGAGCCCCACGCACGCGTGCTGGCCTGGTACCGGCAGCTCCTCGCCCTGCGTCACGGGCAGCCGGACCTGACCGACCCCGACCTCGCCGACACCAGGGTGGCCCACGACGAGGAGCGCCGCTGGCTCGCCTTCCGGCGCGGGGACGTCCTGGTGGCGGTGAACCTGGCTCCCGAGCCGGCCGAGCTGCCGCTCGGCGTGCCCCACGCGCGCGTGCTGGCCGCGTGGGAGCCGGTGGACAAGCCCGGGGCGGACGGGGTGGTGCGGCTGCCCGGGGAGTCGGCGGTGGTGCTCGCCCAGGACTGA
- a CDS encoding aminoglycoside phosphotransferase family protein codes for MTQAPTPTADTVRRLVLSLLKDAKEGKNAKDSKGAEGAREGRGGKEPRTGGSGSGPDVRPATPGAEPVTWWVGTRHVLRLAPDREATLRQRRELRLRDLVRPHVPAAVPVSVANGEWAPGLSYTLDTKVPGGSGEEHDVSAVGEADLAALLTGLREVPVRQAETLGVPRAAPRSLEALRRAAVRAAERLSAADEFDATRLNQLTPPAASQLAAQPASAVLTHRTLTGGHLVVSADGRVRGVLGWAGAVVGDPAEDIAGLALAVGSPAAVRAATLAGYGARPCLRGLWLARCDSVVHLAEDLTGKDVTLLRTRLRRAWEPILLERVTDLGNADDSL; via the coding sequence ATGACCCAGGCACCCACACCCACCGCGGACACCGTCCGCCGGCTGGTCCTGTCCCTCCTCAAGGACGCCAAGGAAGGCAAGAACGCCAAGGACTCCAAGGGCGCCGAGGGCGCCCGGGAGGGCCGCGGCGGCAAGGAGCCCCGGACGGGCGGGAGTGGCTCCGGCCCCGACGTCCGGCCCGCCACCCCGGGCGCCGAACCCGTCACCTGGTGGGTCGGCACCCGCCACGTGCTGCGGCTCGCCCCCGACCGCGAGGCCACCCTGCGCCAGCGCCGCGAACTGCGCCTGCGTGACCTCGTCCGCCCGCACGTCCCGGCGGCGGTGCCCGTCAGCGTCGCGAACGGCGAGTGGGCCCCCGGGCTGAGCTACACGCTGGACACCAAGGTGCCCGGCGGCTCGGGGGAGGAGCACGACGTGTCCGCCGTCGGCGAGGCCGACCTCGCCGCGCTCCTCACGGGTCTGCGCGAGGTGCCGGTCCGGCAGGCAGAGACGCTCGGCGTGCCGCGCGCCGCGCCGCGTTCCCTGGAGGCACTGCGCCGGGCCGCCGTACGCGCAGCCGAACGCCTCTCCGCAGCCGACGAGTTCGACGCCACACGCCTGAACCAGCTCACCCCGCCCGCCGCGTCCCAGCTCGCCGCCCAACCCGCCTCGGCGGTCCTCACCCACCGCACCCTCACGGGCGGGCATCTCGTGGTCAGCGCCGACGGCCGGGTGCGCGGCGTGCTCGGCTGGGCGGGCGCGGTCGTCGGTGACCCGGCCGAGGACATCGCGGGCCTCGCGCTCGCCGTCGGCTCACCCGCCGCCGTGCGCGCCGCCACCCTCGCCGGCTACGGCGCCCGGCCCTGCCTGCGCGGCCTGTGGCTCGCCCGCTGCGACAGCGTCGTCCACCTCGCCGAGGACCTCACCGGCAAGGACGTCACCCTGCTGCGGACCCGGCTGCGCCGCGCCTGGGAGCCGATCCTGCTGGAACGCGTGACGGACCTGGGGAACGCGGACGACTCCCTGTAG
- a CDS encoding aminopeptidase P family protein: MTGSTAASFTADDYRARMERAARTAAEAGLAGLLVAPGPDLVWLTGYTPPAVTERLTLLVLSAGQDPVLVVPALEAPDAHRAAGAAALTLRDWTDGKDPYAATAALLDPAGRFGISDNAWALHLLALRQAMPGSSYASLTEALPMLRAVKDAAELDLMAAAGAAADATFEEIRNVPFAGRPESEVAADLDRLLRRHGHEQVDFTIVASGPNGADPHHEAGDRVIARGDMVVLDFGGLRDGYGSDTSRTVHVGEPTDEERRVHDIVREAQEAGFRAVRPGAACQDVDRAAREVIAAAGYGEYFIHRTGHGIGVTTHEPPYMIEGEERPLVPGMCFSVEPGVYLPGRFGVRIEDIVTVTEDGGRRLNTTARELVIVE; the protein is encoded by the coding sequence ATGACCGGAAGCACGGCCGCGTCCTTCACCGCCGACGACTACCGGGCCCGTATGGAGCGCGCCGCGCGGACGGCCGCCGAAGCCGGGCTCGCCGGCCTGCTGGTGGCCCCGGGACCGGACCTGGTGTGGCTCACCGGCTACACACCCCCGGCCGTCACCGAGCGCCTCACCCTGCTGGTCCTCTCCGCCGGGCAGGACCCCGTCCTCGTCGTCCCCGCCCTGGAGGCCCCGGACGCGCACCGGGCGGCCGGCGCGGCCGCCCTGACCCTGCGCGACTGGACCGACGGCAAGGACCCCTACGCCGCCACCGCCGCCCTCCTCGACCCCGCGGGCCGGTTCGGCATCAGCGACAACGCCTGGGCCCTGCACCTGCTGGCCCTCCGGCAGGCCATGCCCGGCAGCTCCTACGCCTCGCTCACCGAGGCCCTGCCGATGCTGCGCGCCGTCAAGGACGCGGCCGAGCTGGACCTCATGGCGGCCGCCGGAGCCGCCGCGGACGCCACGTTCGAGGAGATCCGTAACGTCCCCTTCGCCGGGCGCCCGGAGTCCGAGGTGGCCGCGGACCTCGACCGGCTGCTGCGCCGGCACGGCCATGAGCAGGTCGACTTCACCATCGTCGCCTCGGGCCCGAACGGCGCGGACCCGCACCACGAGGCGGGCGACCGCGTCATCGCCCGCGGCGACATGGTCGTCCTCGACTTCGGCGGACTGCGGGACGGCTACGGCTCCGACACCTCCCGCACGGTCCACGTCGGCGAGCCCACCGACGAGGAGCGGCGTGTGCACGACATCGTGCGCGAGGCGCAGGAGGCCGGCTTCCGCGCCGTGCGGCCCGGCGCCGCCTGCCAGGACGTCGACCGGGCCGCCCGCGAGGTCATCGCCGCCGCCGGCTACGGCGAGTACTTCATCCACCGCACCGGACACGGCATCGGTGTCACCACCCACGAGCCGCCGTACATGATCGAGGGCGAGGAGCGGCCCCTCGTGCCCGGCATGTGCTTCTCCGTGGAACCCGGCGTCTACCTGCCCGGCCGGTTCGGCGTCCGCATCGAGGACATCGTGACCGTCACCGAGGACGGCGGACGGCGCCTGAACACCACCGCGCGCGAGCTGGTCATAGTGGAGTGA
- a CDS encoding phosphodiesterase — protein MLVLAHISDLHLDGSARATERAERVRDRLWELPGHVDALLVTGDIADHGTEPEYEEAARILGLRTGDAPFPVLTCPGNHDSRTPYRKALLGRPGGEGPVNSVQVFEDGAVLMCDSSVPGSDDGELDEETCDWIETTLDELDGGLPALLAFHHPPVALHHPLPDSCALRHPGRLADLLARRPEIAGLITGHAHTPAATSFAGRPLVVGPGVTWTLRLPWEGEQIADREAPPGLAFHVLDGSGRLTSHFRVVP, from the coding sequence GTGCTGGTACTCGCGCACATCAGCGATCTGCATCTGGACGGGAGCGCGCGGGCGACGGAGCGCGCCGAGCGGGTGCGCGACCGCCTGTGGGAGCTGCCGGGCCACGTGGACGCGCTGCTGGTGACCGGGGACATCGCGGACCACGGCACGGAGCCGGAGTACGAGGAGGCCGCCCGCATCCTGGGACTGCGCACCGGCGACGCCCCGTTCCCGGTGCTGACCTGCCCGGGCAACCACGACAGCCGTACGCCCTACCGCAAGGCGCTGCTGGGCCGGCCCGGCGGCGAGGGGCCGGTCAACAGCGTGCAGGTCTTCGAGGACGGCGCGGTGCTGATGTGCGACTCCAGCGTCCCGGGCAGCGACGACGGGGAACTGGACGAGGAGACCTGCGACTGGATCGAGACGACCCTCGACGAACTCGACGGCGGCCTTCCGGCCCTGCTCGCCTTCCACCACCCGCCGGTGGCACTGCACCACCCGCTGCCCGACTCCTGCGCGCTGCGTCACCCCGGCCGGCTTGCGGACCTGCTGGCCCGACGGCCGGAGATCGCCGGGCTGATCACCGGCCACGCCCACACCCCCGCCGCCACCTCGTTCGCGGGGCGGCCCCTGGTCGTCGGGCCGGGTGTGACGTGGACGCTGCGGCTGCCCTGGGAGGGCGAGCAGATCGCCGACCGGGAGGCGCCGCCCGGGCTGGCGTTCCACGTGCTGGACGGCTCGGGGCGGCTCACCAGCCACTTCCGCGTCGTGCCGTGA
- a CDS encoding PDZ domain-containing protein, with protein MEQTALRPKPMPGQEPGGVTAVTGPGPSRPRPHAARRRGRRLLNVLLASFTGVVLVLSGIGLGAMGTAVLGKGGRLDPRGWQHTPSLPGPAPAAATPSAPAAATLGVQVMDARKPGAVVVGLHVPGPAQAAGLVRGDVLLAYGATRIDTAADLVRAVARTRPGSEVRLTVRHRSGGYEQLTLVPAVAA; from the coding sequence ATGGAACAGACCGCGCTGCGACCCAAGCCGATGCCGGGTCAGGAGCCCGGGGGAGTCACGGCCGTGACGGGGCCCGGCCCGTCACGGCCCCGCCCGCACGCCGCCCGGCGACGCGGGAGGCGGCTCCTGAACGTCCTGCTCGCCTCGTTCACGGGCGTGGTCCTGGTCCTCTCCGGGATCGGACTCGGGGCGATGGGCACCGCGGTACTCGGCAAGGGCGGACGTCTCGACCCGCGAGGGTGGCAGCACACGCCGTCGCTCCCCGGCCCCGCGCCCGCCGCTGCGACGCCCTCCGCGCCCGCCGCCGCGACGCTCGGCGTGCAGGTCATGGACGCCCGTAAGCCGGGGGCCGTGGTCGTGGGGCTGCACGTCCCCGGGCCTGCGCAGGCCGCCGGGCTGGTGCGCGGCGATGTCCTCCTGGCCTACGGCGCGACCCGTATCGACACCGCCGCCGATCTGGTCCGGGCCGTCGCCCGCACCCGGCCGGGCTCCGAGGTCAGACTGACGGTCCGCCACCGCAGCGGCGGCTACGAGCAGCTGACGCTCGTACCTGCCGTCGCCGCGTGA